A window from candidate division KSB1 bacterium encodes these proteins:
- a CDS encoding AAA family ATPase → TLDEYRKYIEKDAALERRFQPILVQEPSVQDTISILRGLKERYEVHHGVRIQDSAIVAAATLSDRYIADRFLPDKAIDLIDEAASRLRIEIDSMPAELDEVERKYKQLEIEREALKREKDEASKKRLEDLNKEIAELEETRRELRAHWELERQTISQIRSLKEQIETARNEAAKAEREGDLARAAELKYGRLVELDKQLQELNRRLQEIQKDRKMLKEEVDEEDIAEVVTKWTGIPVNRILEGEREKLVKIEERIHQRMVNQDEAVEAVANAVRRSRAGLQDSSRPIGSFIFLGSTGVGKTELARSLAEVLFDDEHAMIRIDMSEYMERHAVSRLIGAPPGYVGYEEGGQLTEAVRRRPYSVILLDEIEKAHPEVFNILLQVLDDGRLTDNKGRTVNFKNTIIIMTSNIGAQYIMERTQNLTEANRERIHEEITREVFGLLRQTLRPEFLNRIDDIIVFHALGKEEIRQIVKLQIRHVEKLLADKQLKLELTPEAEEYLIENGYDPAFGARPLKRLIQKAVINPLALKLLEGRYQPGDTVRIVKRENSLDFE, encoded by the coding sequence AACGCTGGATGAGTATCGCAAATACATCGAAAAAGATGCCGCCCTGGAGCGGCGGTTCCAGCCGATTTTGGTACAGGAACCGAGCGTTCAGGACACCATCTCCATTCTGCGCGGTCTGAAGGAACGGTACGAAGTGCACCACGGTGTTCGCATTCAGGACAGCGCGATTGTGGCGGCTGCGACCCTTTCCGACCGCTACATTGCCGACCGCTTCCTGCCGGATAAAGCCATCGATTTAATCGACGAGGCCGCTTCACGGCTGCGCATCGAGATCGACAGCATGCCGGCTGAGCTGGACGAAGTGGAGCGCAAGTACAAACAGCTGGAAATCGAGCGCGAGGCGCTCAAGCGCGAAAAGGATGAAGCCTCGAAAAAGCGCTTGGAGGATTTGAACAAAGAGATCGCAGAGTTGGAAGAGACGCGTCGTGAGCTGCGCGCGCATTGGGAGCTTGAGCGGCAGACCATCTCGCAGATCCGCTCGCTCAAAGAACAGATCGAGACGGCGCGCAACGAGGCGGCAAAAGCCGAGCGCGAGGGCGACTTGGCGCGGGCTGCCGAGCTCAAATACGGGCGTCTGGTCGAACTGGACAAGCAGCTGCAGGAGCTGAACCGCAGGCTGCAGGAGATCCAAAAAGACCGCAAGATGCTCAAAGAAGAGGTCGATGAAGAAGACATTGCCGAAGTGGTTACCAAATGGACCGGCATCCCGGTCAACCGCATCCTGGAGGGTGAGCGGGAAAAGCTGGTGAAAATCGAGGAGAGAATCCATCAACGGATGGTCAATCAGGACGAGGCGGTCGAAGCGGTGGCCAACGCGGTGCGGCGGTCCCGCGCCGGTCTGCAGGACAGCTCACGACCGATCGGCTCTTTTATATTTCTGGGATCAACCGGCGTCGGCAAGACCGAGCTGGCGCGTTCTTTGGCCGAGGTGCTGTTCGACGATGAACATGCCATGATCCGCATCGACATGTCCGAGTACATGGAGCGGCACGCGGTGTCGCGGCTGATCGGTGCGCCGCCGGGTTATGTCGGCTATGAAGAGGGCGGTCAATTGACGGAAGCGGTTCGCCGCCGTCCCTATTCGGTGATTCTGCTCGATGAGATCGAAAAGGCACATCCGGAGGTGTTCAACATCCTCCTGCAGGTGCTCGACGACGGTCGGCTCACCGACAATAAGGGACGAACCGTCAATTTCAAGAACACGATCATCATCATGACCTCCAACATCGGCGCGCAGTACATCATGGAGCGTACGCAGAATCTGACCGAAGCGAACCGCGAGCGCATCCACGAAGAGATAACGCGCGAGGTCTTCGGCCTGCTGCGGCAGACGCTGAGGCCTGAATTTCTCAACCGCATCGACGACATCATCGTCTTCCATGCGCTGGGCAAGGAGGAAATACGGCAGATCGTCAAGCTGCAGATTCGGCATGTCGAAAAACTGCTGGCCGACAAGCAGCTGAAGCTTGAGTTGACGCCGGAAGCCGAAGAGTATCTCATCGAAAACGGCTACGATCCGGCATTCGGCGCGCGGCCGTTGAAGCGCCTGATTCAGAAAGCGGTCATCAACCCCTTGGCGCTCAAACTGTTGGAAGGCCGCTACCAGCCCGGCGATACGGTGCGGATCGTCAAAAGGGAAAATTCCCTTGATTTTGAGTGA